The window CGCCCAACGCGCTCATTGCAACTtctcaccttcaacatcagGTAAGTCAGCGAGCGCTTTCCATTTCTCCATATTGTGACATGGAAAATGAGCTAACAACGGAACATAGGAGAATTCTATCACTTCAAAACGTATCGAAAAGCTGGTAGTCCGTCGTCTTGTAGCAGACGGGAACAGATTGCATGGTTGAATCTCAAATCTCAATTCACCCCGCCACAGCGCCCTCACTCACTGAGAGGATCAGAGGCCGtgcacagcacagcacacaacatcaacgtcaacatcaacgtcaacatcaacgtcaacgtcaacatcaacgtcaacgtcaacatcaacgtcaacgtcaacttcaacatcaacatcaacatcaacaccacccgcgtcaaccaacccccaacccccaaactccgAGCGTTCTGAACCTatccaaacaacaacaacccccctcgaGGGGCACACCAGACCCATCATGGCCCGCTTCCTCACCCCGGCCAAAATCGGTCTCCTGGCCCTCATCGAGCTCTACGTCGAAGGCGCGGTCCCAAACGAAGGGATCATCCCAGTGATcaacttcctcgcctccaaccTCATCGACTGCGACCTCTCGGCTGCCCAatcccccaacaacagcagcaacaacaataagAATCTCACCCCTGCCGACCGCTGGAAAAAAGCCGAGTCCACCCTCCGGCTTGTAACCTCGATCAAAGATTTCGAGACGTTGCTCTCCCCGCTGGCGGCAGCGGATAAACTCCCCGGCCGTCGGCTCTGGGATCGGTTTTTGGAGAAGTTGTGGGGGCTAGACAGTTTGCACAAGCTGCATGAGTTTTTTGTGGCGATACCGAGGTTGTTGTGCAGGAcgaaggaggagctgaggaggttgggtctggaggacgaggagggggagttgggggggaggacgaggttggggaggaatAGTCCCTTTGGGGCGTTTGTCAGGAGGGCACATGTCGAGTttgtgaggttgaagtttgagagggtgatggagttgTGGAGGGTTTTTGTGAGGTATCGGCAGCCGACGGCGGGGTACTGGGCGAGGAGGCATCCGCAGCATGGGGGGAGGCTAAGTTTTGATCAGGTTTTGacggagggagaaggggagtgGGGACAGAAGGAGACGGGGGAGCTGGCGGTAGTGGCGTATgggaggatgttgttgccagCGGTTGGGCGGTTGgtaaggggggaggggggtttggaagggggggagacgTTGCCGGTGAGCAGCGATGATGTGGAAGGATTGTTGGAGTTTCAGATCGAGCAGATACAGAGTGAGTTTGTTTCTCTGATGGGGGTGGAACGGGAGCATGACTGACACCATGTAGAGTATGGCAACAGGATACCGCCACAGATCAGAGACCGGTTCAGGAACTTCTTGAAGGGAAGTCATACGGTGCCGAGTTTATCGCACTACCTCAACTTCTCGGACGCCTGGCGGTCAGGGGACTTTCCGACATCTTTCGACTACCTTCATCGATATTTCGACTACACTATGCAGAACCGAGATCGACTGTTCTATCAGTACGCCTTGATGAACCTCGCTATTGTTCAGTCCGACTTTGGCTGTCACAAGGAAGCCGTGGCAACCATGCTGGAGACAGTATCAACGGCTCGGGAGAACAGGGACACGACATGTCTCAACTTTGCTCTAAACTGGTTCTTCCACTTCGGCAGGGCACACCCCCATCTTGTCAGAGAACTCGAAAACAACAGCATGCTTGGCAGCGGAAAGGAGACTCTCGCCTTCCTCCGAGTCAAGGCCAAAGAAACAGGCATGTGGATCCTCTGGAGTTCGGCCCTCCAGAGCGAAGCCAAGCTCTGCCTGGCCAACGGCGAAAGTGTCGCCGTTGCCTTCGAGCACATGGTGCGATCCTCCCAACTGATCGTCGAGCGCAACATGAAGACCATGATGGGCGCTCAGATCTCGATGGCCATCGCCATGTGGGACCGCCTCGGGCTTTCCAGCATGGCCTCGATGGCATGCCAAGTCTTCCTCAGCTGCCACGCGAGAAACTCGGTCTTTGACGACGAGCTGAAGATCACCTGTCGTCTAGCCGGGCTTCTCGCCGGCAAGGGGAAATACGAAGAGGCGTTTGCCATGCTCGAGTCCCTTGATCAGAACTCGCTGCGGTCAGCGAGGCCAAATCAATACTGGCACCTCTACCGCGGCCTCTTGAAGCTTCGTCGGGACCTGCACAGGAACAACCTCCCTGCCGTCGACACCCTGCTGGCTCAGCTCCTCCAAACTGGCCCTGAGGACGCAGAACCGGAcaccgtcttcatcatcgacacCCTCCACATCGAGGCTCTGGTCCGCCACAGGGACTTTGACGGCGCCTTTACCAAAATCGACAACATGATGGCCAACCTTGGAGAAAACAACCGCGACGTTGCCCTCCGCATTCgtctcctcatcgccaaggCCCACCTCTTTGACGAGATCAACCGCCCAGAAAAGGGCTTCACAATAGCGATGCGGGCCACCTCGATGGCCTGGCGGGCGCTGAACATCCCGCTTCTGTGGCAGGCCGTCGGCGCTCTGGCCAACGTTTTGAACTCACTGTCGGAGTTCTCGGCTGCGGCGCAGCTGTTGCTTTCGGTGCTGCCGAGGGTGCTGGAGACCGATGTCTCGTTCACAGCGGGGACGTTGTATAACCTCTTGGCGGACGCGAGGATGGGGCAGGCGGGACAGTTTTTTTGTACGGCTGTTTCGGACGAGTCGACGGAGctggagaggcagagggggaggaggaggcagagggagatgatgatgagggcgcATGCTGCGCTGGAGAGCGCGTACAAGTATTtcgagagggtggaggaggtggagaagcaGGCGGAGGTGCTGGCTAAGATGGCGACGGTGATGAGAGgtttgggggatgaggggttgagCGAGGGGTATGCGGCCAGGTAtttgagtttgaggagggaggtggagagggtcaATGGATAGACAGGGGATTGTATGTGAAAATACTGAGAGGGAAGCGAGGCATGTCAGATAAACAATGAAGAACGAAATGTATCATAGAGCTATGATCAGCCTATACAGGGATATGCTAGTTTGGCCGCAAAAAGCTCTATCCTtgagctcaagctcaagctcaagctcaagctcaagcctACTCCCCTCATTGAATTGACTTTGTGGTGTTGACTCACGGGCAGATATGTTTGTTTGGATGAACTGGCGGGAAACAGAGAAGGTTATGCATCCCCGAGACAGAGAAACTGATTTCTTGACTTGACACTATGAGTAGGAAACAATGCATGTACCGTGTTCAGCTTTGTCAGGGTatgctccctcttcttcttcttcttcgactcCGCACTTCTATTGAATGGTCTGCCTTCGTCGTTCTCTACAATATACACCGGGGTTGACCTGTCCATATCTCCAGGTTGCGTCGAGGTCAAGAGCACATTTAGGCCTCCTTGTCCTTATTGTGGTAGTTGACCTTGTCGTTCCAGCTGCGAGGATGTCATGTTAACATTACAGGCTTGACTTGGATGCCGTCATTGTTTATGGTTATACATACAACAGGGTCTAGAGGTATATGTTAGTAAGTCTGGTCcggagaaaaaggggggtcaAAGGGGGGATAAAACACACCTTGTCACCATCGCCCCACTGGTAGTTGCGGGTGCGGATGTTCTGGTAGGGGTACTCGACACGCTCCTCAAGAGGGGGCATGTGAGACCAGTGCTCCCAATGCTCGTTCCAGAGGTTGTAAGCGTTGAGGGAAGCGAGGATGAGAGCGGGAGGGACGGTGCTGCGGGCGGTTGTGTGGTTAGCTTGGTGGTACGTCATTggctgtt is drawn from Podospora pseudocomata strain CBS 415.72m chromosome 1 map unlocalized CBS415.72m_1, whole genome shotgun sequence and contains these coding sequences:
- the apc5 gene encoding APC5 protein (COG:D; COG:O; EggNog:ENOG503NYVY); the encoded protein is MARFLTPAKIGLLALIELYVEGAVPNEGIIPVINFLASNLIDCDLSAAQSPNNSSNNNKNLTPADRWKKAESTLRLVTSIKDFETLLSPLAAADKLPGRRLWDRFLEKLWGLDSLHKLHEFFVAIPRLLCRTKEELRRLGLEDEEGELGGRTRLGRNSPFGAFVRRAHVEFVRLKFERVMELWRVFVRYRQPTAGYWARRHPQHGGRLSFDQVLTEGEGEWGQKETGELAVVAYGRMLLPAVGRLVRGEGGLEGGETLPVSSDDVEGLLEFQIEQIQKYGNRIPPQIRDRFRNFLKGSHTVPSLSHYLNFSDAWRSGDFPTSFDYLHRYFDYTMQNRDRLFYQYALMNLAIVQSDFGCHKEAVATMLETVSTARENRDTTCLNFALNWFFHFGRAHPHLVRELENNSMLGSGKETLAFLRVKAKETGMWILWSSALQSEAKLCLANGESVAVAFEHMVRSSQLIVERNMKTMMGAQISMAIAMWDRLGLSSMASMACQVFLSCHARNSVFDDELKITCRLAGLLAGKGKYEEAFAMLESLDQNSLRSARPNQYWHLYRGLLKLRRDLHRNNLPAVDTLLAQLLQTGPEDAEPDTVFIIDTLHIEALVRHRDFDGAFTKIDNMMANLGENNRDVALRIRLLIAKAHLFDEINRPEKGFTIAMRATSMAWRALNIPLLWQAVGALANVLNSLSEFSAAAQLLLSVLPRVLETDVSFTAGTLYNLLADARMGQAGQFFCTAVSDESTELERQRGRRRQREMMMRAHAALESAYKYFERVEEVEKQAEVLAKMATVMRGLGDEGLSEGYAARYLSLRREVERVNG
- the EAT5 gene encoding Cytochrome c oxidase subunit 13, mitochondrial (BUSCO:EOG092654RM; COG:C; EggNog:ENOG503P4PR) translates to MIAQRQVMRFAAQLRTQAQRRLASTEHAGENAFVRERRHVKEHAKGTTELWRKISLYTVPPALILASLNAYNLWNEHWEHWSHMPPLEERVEYPYQNIRTRNYQWGDGDKTLFWNDKVNYHNKDKEA